The window CACCACAATCATTGCCGGTATTCTTATCTCTCTTCTTGGCGGCTCCAAGTTTCAAATTGGCGGTCCGACCGGTGCTTTCATTCCGATTCTGTTTGGAATTGTCTCCGTCTATGGTTTCGAAAACCTGCTGATTGCCGGCTTTATGGCTGGAATCATGCTATTCCTGATGGGTGCCTTCAAACTCGGTTCGTTAATTAAATTTATTCCTAAGCCAGTTACTATCGGATTTACAGCAGGGATTGCGGTTATAATTTTCACTGGCCAAATTCCGAATTTCCTTGGCTTGAGCGGTGTGGAAAAGCATGAATACTTCTTTAGCAATATTAAAGAAATCTTTATCAATATCAATACATTGAATTTATTAAGCATATTGACAGCAGCCATCTGCCTTGGCACTGTGCTGCTCACACCGAAAGTTTTTCCGAAAATTCCCGGGCCGCTGATTGGATTAATTGTATCGACACTGGCTGCTACATTTTTCTTTCCTGGCCAGGTTGCAACAATCGGTTCGACATACGGTGAAATACCGAATTCCCTTCCGGAGTTTCAATTGCCTGAAATCACCATGGAAAAAATTCAATACCTTATCAAACCAGCATTCATTATTGCAATCCTTGGAGCAATTGAATCACTGTTGTCAGCGGTTGTGGCAGATGGCATGTCGGGGACCAGGCATAATAGCAACCGGGAGTTGATGGGTCAGGGGATTGCCAACATGATTACACCGTTTTTCGGGGGAATTCCAGCGACTGGTGCACTAGCTCGTACAGCTACCAATATTAAAAGCGGTGCTGTTTCTCCACTATCGGGAATTATCCATGGATTTGTAGTATTGCTCGTCCTTGTTCTGTTTGCACCTTTTGCCTCAAAAATCCCGTTGGCAAGCATGGCGCCGATTCTGATGGTCGTTGCCTGGAATATGAGTGAAGGGCATGTATTCCAACATATAGTAAAAACAAAAACCCAGGACTCTCTAATTCTGATAGTAACATTCTTTTTAACAGTGTTTGTTAATTTGACCGTCGCCGTAGAGGTCGGTCTTGTACTTGCGGTTATTGCTTTTATTAAACAAATGAGCGAAGCCCTTATCACCGCAAAGGTCCTTCCCAATCCAAACCATAAACATCATAAAGTAGACAGCCAGGTTGTTACGAATTCGCATGATTGTCCGCAAATAAGTATTTTCAGCGTTGAAGGCCCGCTTTTCTTTGGCGCAGCCCAGACATTCGAACAAACCATTCTGAATACCATCAATTTAAGGCCAAAGGTACTGCTCTTAAGGCTAGGAAAAGTCCCTTATATGGATACTACTGGTGAAGCCC is drawn from Bacillus sp. FJAT-18017 and contains these coding sequences:
- a CDS encoding SulP family inorganic anion transporter codes for the protein MRRQELFFSGRYKNYSLQSFRKDLISGIVVGVIAIPLGMAFAIASGVKPEYGIYTTIIAGILISLLGGSKFQIGGPTGAFIPILFGIVSVYGFENLLIAGFMAGIMLFLMGAFKLGSLIKFIPKPVTIGFTAGIAVIIFTGQIPNFLGLSGVEKHEYFFSNIKEIFININTLNLLSILTAAICLGTVLLTPKVFPKIPGPLIGLIVSTLAATFFFPGQVATIGSTYGEIPNSLPEFQLPEITMEKIQYLIKPAFIIAILGAIESLLSAVVADGMSGTRHNSNRELMGQGIANMITPFFGGIPATGALARTATNIKSGAVSPLSGIIHGFVVLLVLVLFAPFASKIPLASMAPILMVVAWNMSEGHVFQHIVKTKTQDSLILIVTFFLTVFVNLTVAVEVGLVLAVIAFIKQMSEALITAKVLPNPNHKHHKVDSQVVTNSHDCPQISIFSVEGPLFFGAAQTFEQTILNTINLRPKVLLLRLGKVPYMDTTGEAHLASIVKDFSNHGIVLISGIRQEPKELLIKTGLYDVIGKEHFFEHTGDAIEYAMSHLNKNACLGCRHLAFRECASLSGIKETSGALGKSLPLRPASREVTS